In Anaerobaca lacustris, the genomic stretch CGCTCCCGTTGCCCAGGCAGCCCGGTCTACAAGGGACGCTGCAAGCACAATCGAACGATAATCGAAACCTGCATTGAAGGAGACATGCCTGTGAACGCGCATAAGGAACCGTTTGGACAAACCGCAGAGGGCCGCGAGGTCTTCGCCTACACGCTCGCCAGTTCGAAGGGGTTGCGGGCGCGCATCACCGACTACGGGGCGACACTCGTTTCCTTATACGTACCGGATCGCAACGGCCACCTGGAAGACATCGTGCTGGGATTCGACGACCTGCAGGGCTACATCGACCACACCGCCTACATGGGAGCCACCGTGGGGCGCTACGCCAATCGCATCGGCGGCGCCAGGTTCACACTGGACGGCGTCGAATACACGCTGGCGGCCAACAACGGCCCGAACCACCTGCACGGCGGTATCAAGGGCTTCGACAAGGCCGTGTGGGATACGAACGAGGTCGTGGCCGCTGAAGATGAAGCCTGGGTCAAGATGACCTATCTGAGCCCCGACGGTGAGGAAGGCTATCCGGGCAATCTCCAATGCACTGTGACCTACACGCTGACGAACGCCGACGAGCTGCGCATCACGTACGAGGCCACGACCGATAAGAAGACCGTGGTCAACCTGACGAACCACAGCTACTGGAACCTGGCCGGGCAGGGCAGCGGCGATGTCCTGAGCCACGAACTGATGCTCAACGCCGAGAAGTTCACGCTCATCGACAAGCATCTGATTCCGAACGGAATCATCGCCAGCGTTCTCGACATGCCGCTGGATTTCATTCGGGCCCGGACGATCGGCTCGCGGATTCGCCAGACCGGCAACGGGTACGACCACAACTACGTACTCAGCGGCACGCCGGGCGAGTTGAAGCTGTGCGCCCAGGTGCGCGAACCCAAGGCGGGCCGGGTCATGGAGATTCACACGACCGAGCCGGGCGTGCAACTCTACACCGGCAATTTCCTGGACGGGACCCCCGCAGGCAAGGGTGGCGCGACGTATGACAAACACGCGGGCTTCTGCCTGGAGACGCAGCACTACCCGGACTCGCCAAACAAACCCAATTTCCCGTCCACGGTCCTGGAGCCGGGCCGGACGTTCACCAGCCAGACCGTGCACAAATTCTCGACGAAGTAGCCTCGCCGCCGCACGCTAAACGAGATCAACTCGATCCCCAGGGCGGATCGGCGGGATCTGATCTGCCCTGGCCGTGAGGTCCTCCGGTTCGAGGGCAAACGATGGGGCAATCTCAATCAGGCAGTCGGGCGAGCCGTCCGACCTCCTCGGCACGGCCACGCCGGCCGATTCGAGCCATCGGGCGGCCCGTTCGACCATCATCTGGCGGGTCGATTCGGCACTGTCGACGCCGGTAGCGTTCTTGACCGGGGCGAACTGCTCGGCCCGGTCGATTTCGAGGATGATCGACCGCTCGGCGATAGGCAGTGCGTCGAAGATGAACGATTCGAGCTTGACGCCGTTGGGCTCGTCCGGCTCGACCGGATGGCCGTTCGCGTCGATGTGGGGGATCTTCTTGACGGCCCGGTGCAGGGGCAGGGTGAAACCCTCGGTGTTGAGCTTCTCGACGAAATCCGTGCTGATGATATGGATGGCGATACTGCCGAGCTGGAAGGCCAGCGAACCGTCGGGCCGGCGTTTCTCCGCCAGCTCGTCGGGCAGGTCGCTGTACTCAATGACGCTGATCCTGCCGTCGATCCGGCAGAAGTTGCCCACCTTCTCCTTCGGATCGTTCTTAATCACTGCTTTGGACGACATTTGCGCGTCGTCGAGGGCGTGAAGGCCGACGAAGAGCGGGTCGAAGAGCTTCACCAGCGGGTTGTCCACCTGCCAGTAGCTGAGGTACTCGACGCCCCGGTCCTTCATGTCTTTGAGCGCCCCGCTGCGGGCCAGGGCCCGGATACA encodes the following:
- a CDS encoding UDPGP type 1 family protein gives rise to the protein MQGDETAGLVQVKEQLAACGQSHLLGFWDQLGAAERTGLLEQIGELDLDKISAWVETLIKRAPDAAVHHDGFEPAPSYGIEPTTDAERTLYADALRRGRELISAGKVAAFVVAGGQGTRLGFDGPKGDYPISPIRNKTLFQIFAETIGAVSRRYGAVCPWYIMTSPMNHIETVGIFESNDFYGLGRDNVFIFQQGTLPNFAFDGRILMADKASIARSPDGHGGCIRALARSGALKDMKDRGVEYLSYWQVDNPLVKLFDPLFVGLHALDDAQMSSKAVIKNDPKEKVGNFCRIDGRISVIEYSDLPDELAEKRRPDGSLAFQLGSIAIHIISTDFVEKLNTEGFTLPLHRAVKKIPHIDANGHPVEPDEPNGVKLESFIFDALPIAERSIILEIDRAEQFAPVKNATGVDSAESTRQMMVERAARWLESAGVAVPRRSDGSPDCLIEIAPSFALEPEDLTARADQIPPIRPGDRVDLV
- a CDS encoding aldose epimerase family protein; its protein translation is MPVNAHKEPFGQTAEGREVFAYTLASSKGLRARITDYGATLVSLYVPDRNGHLEDIVLGFDDLQGYIDHTAYMGATVGRYANRIGGARFTLDGVEYTLAANNGPNHLHGGIKGFDKAVWDTNEVVAAEDEAWVKMTYLSPDGEEGYPGNLQCTVTYTLTNADELRITYEATTDKKTVVNLTNHSYWNLAGQGSGDVLSHELMLNAEKFTLIDKHLIPNGIIASVLDMPLDFIRARTIGSRIRQTGNGYDHNYVLSGTPGELKLCAQVREPKAGRVMEIHTTEPGVQLYTGNFLDGTPAGKGGATYDKHAGFCLETQHYPDSPNKPNFPSTVLEPGRTFTSQTVHKFSTK